The stretch of DNA CCGCTGGCTCGGCGGGATGCTGACCAACTTCAAGACGATGCGCACCCGCATCGACCGCCTGAACGAACTCGACGACCTGTTCGAGTCCGGGCGCATCAACGACCGCCCCAAGGCCGAGCGCATCGCCCTGGGCTCCGAGCGCGAGCGCCTGCTGCGCTTTGTGGGCGGCATCCGCAAGATGACCCGCCTGCCCGACGCGATCTTCGTGGTGGACCCCACCAAGGAAGTCATCGCCGTGCAGGAGGCCAACAAGCTCGGGATTCCCGTGATCGCGCTGGCCGACACCGACTCCGACCCCGATGTCATCGACTACATCGTGCCCGGCAACGACGACGCGATCCGCTCGATCCAGCTCATCACGCACCGCATCGGTGACCTGATCGTGGAGGCCCGTGGCGGCGGCGAGGACGTGTCCGGCGGGCGCGTGGAAGAGGGCAACGCCGATATCGACGCGGCCGAGCAGGGCGAAGAGGGCGACACCAGCCAACTGACCTCGACCCAGGGCCGCGCGGGCTGAGCCAGGGGGGCCACTCGGCACATTCGGGGGCGTCCGGCACAGGTTCGGTGCGCCCCCACTGTTCAGCAACAATCCACTCCTAGGAGGTACGCACCATGATGGAATCGATCAAGAAGCTGCGCGAACTGACCGGCGCGGGCATGATGGACGTGAAAAAGGCCCTGGCCGACGCGGGCAACGACGAGGACAAGGCCGTCGCCCTGCTGCGCGAGCGCGGCATCGTGAAGGCCGCCAAGAAGGCCGACCGTGAAGCCAAGGAAGGCCTGGTGAAGTTCGTCGTGGACGGCAACCGCGCCGCCATCGTCGAGGTGAACTCGGAGACGGACTTTGTGGCCCGCAACTCGGACTTCCAGGCGCTGGTCGAGGGGCTTGCGCAGGCCGCCCTGAAAGCCGGGACCAACGACGTGGAGGAGTTCAAGAACTTCACCCTGGAGAGCGGCGACACCGTGGCGAACACCGTCGCGGCGGCGGCGGGCAAGATCGGGGAGAACCTGGTGCTCAACCGCGTGGCCTACGTCGAGGGCGATACGGTCGCCGGGTACGTTCACTCCAACGGCAAGATCGGCGTGCTCGTCGACCTCGCGGGCGGCGACACCCAGAAGGCCAAGGACGTGGCGCTGCACGTGGCCGCCGAGCGCCCCCAGTACCTCACCCGTGACGAGGTGAACGCCGACGACATCGAGAAGGAGCGCGAGATCCTGACCAACAAGGCGCTCAACGAGGGCAAGCCCCAGCAGATCGTGGACAAGATCGTCTCCGGGCAGATCGGCAAGTTCTACGAGGAGAAGGTGCTGCCCGAGCAGAAGTTCGTCAAGGACCAGAGCCTCACGGTGTCGAAGTACCTGGACGGCGCCCAGATCAAGCGCTTCGTGCGCTTCGAGATCGGCGCGTAAAGGTGAGAGGGGGCGGCCCACAGGGAGCCGCCCTTCTTCTGCACCCCTTCACGGGCCGCTCCTGCTGCTTTTCCCTCCCCACGCCCAGCGGCCCCCGGCCCGGCTGGGCGTTTTGCTGGACTCCCCTTTCCTTCGCAGGAGCGGCTCCGATTCCGCCCGACTTTTTCCCACTTCACCCGGGTTCGTCTTCGACTCACCAGAAGTTTTTCCGAGGTCCATCTATGTTCAAACGCGTACTGCTCAAGCTGTCCGGTGAGTTCCTGGCGGGCGAGTCCGGCTTCGGCATCAACCCCGAGGAGGCGTCGGCGCTCGCCCGGCGGATCGTGGAGGCCCGCGCCGGAACGGACGTGGAACTCGCCATCGTGATCGGGGGCGGCAACCTGTGGCGCGGCGCCCGCAACGGGGCAGGCATGGACGCCGCCACCGCCGACTACATCGGGATGCTGGGCACCGTGATGAACGCGATGGCCCTGCAAGACGCGATGGAGCGGGCCGGACAGCCCACCCGCGTGATGTCCGCCATCCAGATGCAGGCGGTGGCCGAGCCCTACATCCGCCGCCGGGCGATGCGCCACCTCGAAAAGGGCCGCGTGGTGATCTTCGGGGGCGGCAACGGGGCACCCTTTTTCACGACCGACACCACCTCCACCCTGCGGGCACTGGAAATCGGCGCTGAGGTCGTCCTGATGGCGAAGAATCAGGTGGACGGCGTCTACGACAAAGACCCGCGCAAGCACGCGGACGCCCGCCGCTTCGACACGCTGACCCACATGGACGTGGTCGAGCAGCGGCTGGAGGTCATGGACGCCACCGCGATTACCCTCTGCATGGATAAGGGGCTGCCCATCGTGGTGTTCGACCTGTTCGAGGAAGGCAACCTCGCGCGGCTGTTCCGGGGCGAGCGGGTCGGGACGCTGATTCAGAGCGCCTGAGCGGGCGCGGCGCGGTCACCTCTTTTTCACGGACGGTGCCGCTGGCCCCCTGCTCCCGCTAGAATCCCCCGCAAAGGAGACATTCCTATGGCAGACATGAAATCCATTCAGGCCGACGCCCGCGAACGCATGGGCAAGGCCATCGAGGCGCTGGAAAACAACCTCTCGGTGCTGCGCACGGGCCGCGCCAACCCCGGCATTCTCAAGAAGGTGCTGGTGGACTACTACGGCTCCACCATGCCCATCGACCAGGTGGCGAGCATCACCACGCCCGACGCCCGCACGCTGGTCATCACGCCCTGGGACCGGGGGGCCTTGAACCCCATCGAGAAGGCGATCCGCGACAGCGACCTGGGCCTGAACCCCAACAACAAGGGCGACACCATCTTCATCAGCCTGCCCATGCTGACCGAGGAGCGGCGCAAGGACCTCGTCAAGAATGCCCGGAACTACGCGGAAGAAGCGCGGGTGGCCGTGCGGAGCATCCGCAAGCAGGCGCTCGACGAGGTCAAGAAGGTCGAGGGCGTGGGCGACGACGACATCAAGCGCGGCGAGGCCGAGGTCCAGAAGATCACCGACGAGTACATCGCGCGGGTGGACAGCACCTTCCACAAGAAGGAGCAGGAAATCCTCGGGTGAGCGGCTCGGGGCCGGTGGCGTGGGGCGGGTGGACCGCCGGGTGGCTCCGCGCCCCACGCCACGAACGGCGAGCCTGTCGGGGGCAGCCGTGGAATCGCTGAGCACCCGCGTCCTCACCTCGGTGGTGGGGTTCGCGGTGGTCAGTGTGGTCGTCTGGATCGGGTGGGTGGCGCTGCTACCCGCCCTCGTCGTGCTGTCGGTGATGGGCCTGTTCGAATACATCCGGATGCTCGACCGCAACGACATCGACGTGCGCCGGGTCTCCCTGGGGGTCTTCGGGGCAGCGATCATCGTGGCGAGCCTGCCGATGCTTCCGGCGCCCCCGTGGGAGGGCGGCTCCTGGCGCGAGGTCGTGCTGACAGTAGCGCTGGGGTACCTCCTCGTCATGGAGGTGATGCGCCCGGGCGAGCGCCCGCTGGAGCGGGTGGTGTACTCGCTGTTCGGGCTGCTGTATATCCCCTGGCTGCTGGGCTATTTCCTGCTGCTGCGCTACACGCCGGACGGCGAGGCGGGCCTGCTGTACTTCGCGCTGCCGCTGCTGGCGACCTTCGCGGCGGATATCGGAGGCTACTTCGGCGGGCACTTTTTCGGGCGACGCAAGCTGGCCCCGGAGGTCAGCCCTGGCAAGACGGTGGAAGGGGCCATCGGCGGGCTGGCCTTCAGCTTCGTGATCGTGCTGGCGATGACCCAGCTCACCCAGATCGGCTCGCCCCTCGACGCCCTGCTGCTCTCCATTCTGGTGGCGAGCGCCTCGCAGCTCGGGGACCTGTCGGAGAGCCTGATCAAGCGGGCGCTGAAGACCAAGGATTCGGGGAGCAGCCTGCCGGGCCACGGCGGCTTTCTCGACCGCCTCGACTCG from Deinococcus sp. HSC-46F16 encodes:
- the rpsB gene encoding 30S ribosomal protein S2, with product MSYISMKQLLEAGVHFGHETKRWNPKFKRFIFAERNGIFIIDLQKTLKQIDRSFDYIKDLSERGGVILFVGTKKQAQEIVELEARRTGMPFVTSRWLGGMLTNFKTMRTRIDRLNELDDLFESGRINDRPKAERIALGSERERLLRFVGGIRKMTRLPDAIFVVDPTKEVIAVQEANKLGIPVIALADTDSDPDVIDYIVPGNDDAIRSIQLITHRIGDLIVEARGGGEDVSGGRVEEGNADIDAAEQGEEGDTSQLTSTQGRAG
- the tsf gene encoding translation elongation factor Ts, with protein sequence MMESIKKLRELTGAGMMDVKKALADAGNDEDKAVALLRERGIVKAAKKADREAKEGLVKFVVDGNRAAIVEVNSETDFVARNSDFQALVEGLAQAALKAGTNDVEEFKNFTLESGDTVANTVAAAAGKIGENLVLNRVAYVEGDTVAGYVHSNGKIGVLVDLAGGDTQKAKDVALHVAAERPQYLTRDEVNADDIEKEREILTNKALNEGKPQQIVDKIVSGQIGKFYEEKVLPEQKFVKDQSLTVSKYLDGAQIKRFVRFEIGA
- the pyrH gene encoding UMP kinase, translated to MFKRVLLKLSGEFLAGESGFGINPEEASALARRIVEARAGTDVELAIVIGGGNLWRGARNGAGMDAATADYIGMLGTVMNAMALQDAMERAGQPTRVMSAIQMQAVAEPYIRRRAMRHLEKGRVVIFGGGNGAPFFTTDTTSTLRALEIGAEVVLMAKNQVDGVYDKDPRKHADARRFDTLTHMDVVEQRLEVMDATAITLCMDKGLPIVVFDLFEEGNLARLFRGERVGTLIQSA
- the frr gene encoding ribosome recycling factor yields the protein MADMKSIQADARERMGKAIEALENNLSVLRTGRANPGILKKVLVDYYGSTMPIDQVASITTPDARTLVITPWDRGALNPIEKAIRDSDLGLNPNNKGDTIFISLPMLTEERRKDLVKNARNYAEEARVAVRSIRKQALDEVKKVEGVGDDDIKRGEAEVQKITDEYIARVDSTFHKKEQEILG
- a CDS encoding phosphatidate cytidylyltransferase; the protein is MESLSTRVLTSVVGFAVVSVVVWIGWVALLPALVVLSVMGLFEYIRMLDRNDIDVRRVSLGVFGAAIIVASLPMLPAPPWEGGSWREVVLTVALGYLLVMEVMRPGERPLERVVYSLFGLLYIPWLLGYFLLLRYTPDGEAGLLYFALPLLATFAADIGGYFGGHFFGRRKLAPEVSPGKTVEGAIGGLAFSFVIVLAMTQLTQIGSPLDALLLSILVASASQLGDLSESLIKRALKTKDSGSSLPGHGGFLDRLDSLLFAVPATYLFLNISLFPR